In Populus trichocarpa isolate Nisqually-1 chromosome 16, P.trichocarpa_v4.1, whole genome shotgun sequence, a genomic segment contains:
- the LOC7468942 gene encoding squamosa promoter-binding-like protein 9, whose product MNSRHLLMEMDSGSLTESATSNATSPPAESVNGLKFGKKIYFEDHVGVGAPAKSGTGSSSSGSGSGSSRKAQGGQHQQPPRCQVEGCKVDLSDAKTYYSRHKVCSMHSKSPRVIVAGLVQRFCQQCSRFHLLPEFDQGKRSCRRRLAGHNERRRKPPSGSVLSARHGRFSPSLFDNSSRAGGLLVDFSAYPRHTGRDGWPAARSSELTPGNDTAATGRSISHMWQISSQNPPSNLCLQGSTGGTGLFSSGIPPGECFTGVAVSDSSCALSLLSNQPWGSTNRASSLAVNDLFSAEEAPVVQSTAHHGAAVNQYPIPWSFKSNEGSNSSHEMCPDLGLGQISMPLNSQLAGQLEQSQQNRRQYMDLEHSRAYDSSTQHIHWSL is encoded by the exons ATGAACTCTAGGCATTTACTAATGGAAATGGATTCAGGCTCCCTAACCGAGTCAGCTACTTCCAATGCAACTTCTCCGCCAGCTGAGTCTGTTAATGGATTGAAATTTGGTAAGAAGATTTACTTTGAGGATCACGTGGGGGTCGGTGCTCCGGCTAAGAGCGGAACTGGGTCATCCTCATCCGGTTCCGGGTCAGGGTCATCTAGGAAGGCTCAGGGTGGACAGCACCAGCAGCCACCAAGGTGTCAAGTTGAAGGGTGCAAAGTAGATCTGAGTGATGCTAAGACTTACTATTCAAGGCACAAAGTTTGTAGTATGCACTCCAAGTCTCCTAGAGTTATTGTTGCTGGTTTGGTGCAAAGATTTTGCCAGCAATGTAGCAG ATTTCATCTACTTCCTGAATTTGACCAAGGAAAACGAAGTTGCCGCAGGCGCCTAGCTGGCCATAATGAGCGACGGAGGAAGCCACCATCTGGATCGGTGTTGTCCGCTCGCCATGGCCGATTCTCTCCCTCTTTGTTTG ATAATAGCAGCAGAGCTGGAGGCCTTCTTGTGGACTTTAGTGCATATCCAAGGCATACTGGGAGAGATGGATGGCCTGCAGCAAGGTCTTCTGAGCTTACCCCCGGGAATGATACTGCTGCCACAGGAAGGTCTATATCTCATATGTGGCAGATAAGCTCCCAGAATCCTCCATCCAACCTTTGCTTGCAAGGCTCAACTGGCGGGACTGGCCTTTTCAGTTCAGGAATTCCTCCGGGAGAATGCTTCACAGGAGTTGCTGTTTCAGACTCGAGCTGTGCTCTCTCTCTTCTGTCAAATCAACCATGGGGCTCCACAAACCGAGCATCAAGTCTTGCGGTGAATGACTTGTTTAGTGCCGAAGAGGCACCCGTGGTTCAATCAACAGCTCACCATGGTGCGGCTGTCAATCAGTATCCAATCCCTTGGAGCTTCAAGAGCAATGAAGGAAGTAACAGTTCACATGAGATGTGCCCTGATCTAGGTCTGGGTCAAATTTCAATGCCTCTCAACAGTCAACTTGCTGGTCAGCTCGAGCAGTCTCAACAGAATAGGAGGCAATACATGGACCTCGAGCATTCCAGGGCTTATGACTCTTCAACCCAGCACATCCACTGGTCACTTTAA